The genomic window TGGGTGAAGCCGTAGATGACCCAGCGAGCCTTGTGACGAGCCAGTGTGCCATCGGAGTGGAACTTGTGCCTGAAGATCCACTTGACTGTGACCACGTTGGCACCTGGAGGCCAGGAAATGATTCGCCACGTGTTGTTGTCGACAAGATCCTGGTACTCCTCAGCCATAGCCGCGCGCCACTGGGGGTCGGCAAGGGC from Miscanthus floridulus cultivar M001 chromosome 11, ASM1932011v1, whole genome shotgun sequence includes these protein-coding regions:
- the LOC136491609 gene encoding uncharacterized mitochondrial protein AtMg00820-like, translated to MAEEYQDLVDNNTWRIISWPPGANVVTVKWIFRHKFHSDGTLARHKARWVIYGFTQCHGVDYDKTFNPVVKPATIWVILSIAASHRWPIHQLDVKNAFLHGHLHEMV